One stretch of Methylococcus capsulatus DNA includes these proteins:
- a CDS encoding cation-translocating P-type ATPase, translating to MMEKNLYAAGTMVGSRPSGGRVSVLRIPAPGRLRVKVLGLYRCDDMQRALESLPAQAKALRMVSANPVTGNALVVFDPKSPLDAVLFELERCACLHGAPFPVPASRPGSDKAPAESKRGKGKRFLAASRPKLAAVVGDTVRSKETWHTLDAEEVLSRLAANRDGLSSAVAAERLARYGHNVLSEIKPRSAVAMFLEQFASPPVALLGISAAVSIATGGVADAVVIVGVVLINAVIGYVTEAQAQKTIDALGKIGPTQALVMRDGVKMSVPLEEVVPGDILVLSPGSYIAADARLLASNQLTVDESALTGESLPVGKRHTFVGTKDTPLGDRKNMLHMGTIVTGGSGLAIVVATGRHTEIGLIQSLVGEVKTPETPLQRQLDEMGKQLALASSGICVFVFGLGVLRGAPALQMLKTAISLAVAAVPEGLPTVATSTLALGIREMKKRHVLIRQLPSVESLGSVQTLCLDKTGTLTENCMRVVSLKTPELDIGLSSTGEFRSNGRTIRPIEAEDLRRLMQVVCLCSEVQLNGDSSRAVPSDTPRVNANPRPADSSDRSGLAGSPTEMALVEMAMHAGEDVAALRRSLPLIKTVHRAEGRPYMLTVHDTGGEEYLIAVKGSPTHVLALCDRRMEGGVPVPLDDDTRAAIVEQNELMAGQALRVLGVAYGHSRDTSTAAISEKLVWLGMVGMEDTMRPGMAELMAQFHDAGIDTVMITGDQSATAFAFGSRLNLNNNKPLEIVDSTNLDELDPDVLKGIVRDTTVFARVAPAQKLRIVQALQANGRVVAMTGDGINDGPALKAADVGVALGNGSDVARSVADVVLEDDNLHTMIIAVQQGRTIYRNIRKSLAYLLSGNLAEIEIMLVATAIGAGEALNPMQLLWINLVTDILPAVGLSLEPPESDVLKEKPRDPKEKIFRREDLLRLLRQSLVISAGTLGVYGYSLARYGLGPAASTHAFMALTVGQMFHAISCRSERTTVLDQRAGNPVLVSGVAATVALQAFAAVFPPLRGLLRLTPISPADWAAIAAGSVLPFVANEAIKLLPSKEPESENRA from the coding sequence ATGATGGAAAAGAATCTCTATGCGGCCGGTACGATGGTGGGCAGCCGGCCCTCGGGGGGGCGGGTCAGCGTGCTGCGGATACCCGCTCCCGGTCGGCTGCGCGTCAAGGTACTGGGACTGTACCGCTGCGATGACATGCAGCGGGCACTCGAGTCCTTGCCGGCGCAAGCCAAGGCGCTGCGCATGGTCAGCGCCAATCCGGTCACTGGCAATGCCTTGGTGGTCTTCGATCCGAAAAGTCCTCTGGACGCGGTGCTTTTCGAGCTGGAACGATGCGCATGCCTGCATGGTGCGCCCTTTCCCGTCCCCGCTTCCAGGCCGGGGTCGGACAAAGCCCCGGCTGAGTCTAAACGCGGAAAGGGTAAGCGTTTCCTGGCCGCCTCTCGTCCAAAACTGGCCGCCGTCGTCGGTGACACGGTAAGAAGCAAAGAGACCTGGCATACCCTCGACGCCGAGGAAGTGCTGTCTCGTCTGGCGGCGAACCGGGACGGCCTCAGTTCCGCCGTGGCGGCGGAAAGGCTGGCCCGGTACGGCCACAACGTGCTGAGCGAGATCAAGCCGCGTTCGGCGGTGGCGATGTTCCTGGAGCAGTTCGCCAGCCCTCCGGTCGCCCTGCTGGGGATTTCCGCCGCGGTCTCCATTGCCACCGGCGGCGTGGCCGATGCCGTGGTGATCGTCGGTGTGGTGCTGATCAATGCGGTCATCGGCTACGTCACTGAAGCCCAGGCGCAGAAGACGATCGACGCCCTGGGCAAGATCGGCCCGACCCAGGCCCTCGTCATGCGCGATGGCGTCAAAATGTCGGTTCCTCTGGAAGAGGTGGTGCCCGGCGATATCCTGGTGCTCTCGCCCGGCTCCTACATCGCGGCCGATGCTCGCCTGCTCGCGAGCAACCAGCTCACCGTCGACGAATCGGCGCTGACGGGGGAGAGCCTGCCAGTGGGCAAGCGTCACACTTTCGTCGGCACCAAGGACACGCCCTTGGGCGATCGCAAGAACATGCTGCACATGGGTACCATCGTAACCGGAGGGAGCGGCCTGGCGATCGTGGTGGCGACCGGTCGCCACACCGAGATCGGCCTGATCCAATCGCTCGTGGGCGAAGTGAAAACGCCGGAGACGCCCTTGCAGCGCCAGCTCGACGAGATGGGTAAGCAACTGGCGCTGGCCTCCAGCGGCATTTGCGTATTCGTGTTCGGACTGGGCGTCCTCCGCGGCGCGCCGGCGCTGCAGATGCTGAAGACTGCGATTTCGCTGGCGGTGGCTGCCGTTCCCGAGGGGCTGCCCACAGTGGCGACCTCCACGCTGGCGCTCGGCATCCGGGAAATGAAGAAGCGCCACGTCCTGATTCGTCAACTGCCTTCCGTGGAGAGTCTGGGCTCGGTGCAGACGCTGTGCCTGGACAAGACCGGCACGCTGACCGAGAACTGCATGCGGGTCGTCAGTCTCAAGACGCCGGAACTGGACATCGGTTTGTCCTCCACCGGGGAATTCCGCTCGAACGGCCGGACGATCCGGCCCATCGAGGCCGAAGACCTGCGACGTCTGATGCAGGTGGTGTGCCTGTGCAGCGAAGTGCAGCTCAATGGCGACTCAAGCCGGGCTGTCCCGTCCGACACCCCGCGGGTGAATGCGAATCCGCGTCCGGCGGATTCGTCCGACCGCTCGGGCCTGGCGGGCTCGCCGACGGAAATGGCGCTGGTGGAGATGGCGATGCATGCGGGCGAAGACGTCGCGGCCTTGCGCCGGAGTCTGCCACTGATCAAGACCGTGCACCGGGCCGAAGGGCGGCCTTACATGCTGACCGTCCACGACACCGGCGGCGAAGAATACCTGATAGCGGTCAAGGGCAGTCCCACTCACGTGCTGGCGCTGTGCGACCGGCGCATGGAAGGCGGGGTGCCGGTGCCGCTGGACGACGACACACGGGCAGCCATCGTGGAGCAGAACGAACTCATGGCTGGCCAGGCGCTGCGGGTGCTGGGCGTGGCCTATGGCCATTCCCGGGACACCTCGACCGCGGCTATTTCCGAAAAGCTCGTCTGGCTGGGCATGGTGGGCATGGAGGACACCATGCGGCCGGGCATGGCGGAGCTGATGGCCCAGTTCCACGACGCCGGCATCGACACCGTGATGATCACAGGCGATCAGAGCGCCACCGCCTTCGCCTTCGGTTCGCGGCTCAATCTCAACAACAATAAGCCGCTGGAAATCGTCGATTCGACCAACCTCGACGAGCTCGACCCGGACGTGTTGAAGGGCATCGTGCGCGATACCACGGTGTTCGCGCGAGTGGCGCCGGCGCAAAAACTGCGCATCGTCCAGGCTTTGCAGGCCAACGGCCGGGTGGTCGCCATGACCGGCGACGGCATCAACGACGGTCCCGCACTGAAGGCGGCGGACGTCGGTGTCGCCCTGGGCAACGGCAGCGACGTGGCGCGCTCGGTGGCCGACGTGGTGCTGGAGGATGACAATCTGCACACCATGATCATCGCTGTGCAGCAGGGCCGAACGATCTACCGCAACATCCGCAAGAGTCTGGCTTACCTGCTCAGCGGCAACCTCGCCGAGATCGAGATCATGCTGGTCGCGACCGCGATCGGCGCCGGTGAAGCCCTGAATCCGATGCAGCTCTTGTGGATCAACCTCGTCACGGACATCTTGCCGGCCGTCGGCCTGTCCCTGGAGCCGCCGGAAAGCGATGTGCTCAAGGAGAAGCCGCGCGATCCGAAGGAAAAGATATTCCGGCGCGAGGACTTGTTGCGGCTGCTGCGTCAGTCCCTGGTGATTTCGGCCGGCACGCTCGGCGTGTACGGCTACAGCCTGGCCCGCTACGGTCTGGGGCCTGCGGCTTCCACCCATGCCTTCATGGCGCTGACCGTGGGGCAGATGTTCCATGCGATCAGTTGCCGTTCCGAGCGGACGACGGTGCTGGACCAAAGGGCGGGCAACCCAGTGCTGGTGTCCGGAGTCGCCGCGACCGTGGCGCTGCAGGCCTTCGCGGCCGTGTTCCCGCCACTGCGTGGCCTGTTGCGGCTGACGCCGATCAGCCCGGCGGACTGGGCGGCGATCGCCGCCGGCTCGGTGCTGCCGTTCGTGGCCAACGAAGCCATCAAACTGCTTCCCTCCAAGGAACCCGAAAGCGAGAACCGTGCATGA
- a CDS encoding ExbD/TolR family protein, whose translation MAMKTGGDNDEVMSEINVTPLVDVMLVLVIVFLVTAPLLTQSMNVNLPKTGAVAAADDNQSTPIGIDAQGRIVLDKTGIADLAELEAKLRYRVQQHPEGLYIVHADQAVSYAVVAKVLATAHKAGINRLSLATVQE comes from the coding sequence ATGGCCATGAAGACCGGAGGCGACAACGACGAAGTGATGAGCGAGATCAACGTCACCCCCCTGGTGGACGTCATGCTGGTGTTGGTGATCGTGTTCCTGGTGACGGCGCCGCTGCTGACCCAGAGCATGAACGTCAACCTGCCCAAGACCGGAGCGGTGGCCGCCGCCGACGACAACCAATCGACCCCGATCGGCATCGACGCCCAGGGGCGCATCGTGCTGGACAAGACCGGGATCGCCGACCTGGCGGAGCTGGAGGCCAAGCTCCGGTATCGGGTGCAGCAGCACCCGGAAGGCCTGTACATCGTCCACGCCGACCAGGCGGTGTCCTATGCCGTCGTGGCCAAGGTGCTGGCCACCGCCCACAAGGCCGGCATCAATCGGCTGTCTCTGGCGACGGTGCAGGAATGA
- a CDS encoding sigma-54 interaction domain-containing protein codes for MFEVLIGRSPGFEALIRSARLVAATDVTVLIVGETGTGKELLARALQGHSLRADRPFVTLNCAALPASVAESELFGHRRGAFTGAVSDFPGRLESADGGTLFLDEINSLPLPVQAKLLRFLDSGEIQPVGARATQRVDVRIIAATNANLAEKIDAGEFRRDLYYRLSVVPLEIPPLRERGGDVELLLHHFMRHFAQTYDIPPAVFGRGAVRRLSAYPWPGNIRELRNFCERLAILMPGRVIEEQDLPEEALRAAPQARPAFTLPDEGFELERMEIDFIRQALQRTQGNRTRAARLLGLSRDQLNYRIQKYGIG; via the coding sequence ATGTTCGAAGTGCTCATCGGCCGGTCCCCCGGTTTCGAGGCGCTCATCCGCAGCGCGCGGCTGGTGGCCGCGACCGACGTGACCGTCCTCATCGTGGGTGAAACCGGCACCGGCAAGGAGCTCCTGGCCCGGGCCCTGCAGGGCCATAGTCTGCGCGCCGACAGGCCGTTCGTCACGCTCAATTGCGCCGCACTTCCGGCCTCGGTCGCGGAGTCCGAGCTGTTCGGCCATCGCCGCGGGGCTTTCACGGGTGCGGTTTCGGATTTCCCCGGCCGGCTGGAGAGCGCGGACGGCGGCACCCTGTTTCTGGATGAGATCAATTCGCTGCCTTTGCCGGTGCAGGCCAAACTGCTGAGATTCCTGGATTCCGGGGAAATCCAGCCGGTAGGCGCACGTGCCACGCAGCGGGTGGACGTGCGCATCATCGCGGCGACCAATGCCAACCTGGCCGAGAAGATCGACGCCGGGGAATTCCGCCGCGACCTCTATTACCGGCTGAGCGTGGTCCCGCTCGAAATTCCCCCTCTGCGCGAACGCGGCGGCGACGTGGAGCTGCTGCTGCATCACTTCATGCGTCATTTCGCGCAAACCTATGACATTCCCCCGGCGGTGTTCGGCCGGGGGGCGGTGCGTCGTCTGAGTGCTTATCCCTGGCCCGGAAACATCCGGGAATTACGGAACTTCTGCGAACGCCTGGCCATCCTGATGCCCGGCCGGGTGATCGAAGAGCAGGACCTCCCGGAAGAAGCTCTCCGCGCCGCGCCGCAGGCCAGGCCGGCGTTCACGCTCCCGGACGAAGGGTTCGAGCTGGAGCGGATGGAAATCGACTTCATCCGCCAGGCGTTGCAGCGGACCCAGGGCAACCGGACCCGGGCCGCCCGGCTGCTCGGTCTTAGCCGCGATCAGCTCAACTACCGTATCCAGAAGTACGGCATCGGCTGA
- a CDS encoding MotA/TolQ/ExbB proton channel family protein, with protein sequence MVTDTSTLIINITLWVLTAFSVLTWTLIVLKVWQYWRQSLANRSFEERFWGASSLDEARGEIAAGKSAPVVRLAGAGFDVLDNARQNRPPALKYRGDLLATLERKLKRQLERESRLSDVGLTVLASIGSTAPFVGLFGTVWGIMHALQDISKSGKASLEVVAGPIGEALIATAIGIAVAVPAVLAYNFLMRQSRRKQQALEIFAEDFLHLIAAETAHR encoded by the coding sequence ATGGTCACCGATACTTCCACCCTCATCATCAACATCACCCTCTGGGTCCTCACGGCCTTTTCGGTACTCACCTGGACGCTCATCGTGCTCAAAGTCTGGCAGTACTGGCGGCAGAGCCTTGCTAATCGGAGTTTCGAAGAGCGGTTCTGGGGTGCCTCCAGTCTCGACGAAGCGCGAGGGGAAATCGCCGCGGGCAAGAGCGCCCCCGTCGTCCGGCTCGCCGGCGCCGGTTTCGACGTGCTCGACAACGCCCGTCAGAACCGCCCGCCGGCCCTCAAATACCGGGGCGACCTGCTCGCCACCCTGGAACGCAAGCTCAAGCGGCAGTTGGAGCGCGAATCCCGGCTGTCGGACGTCGGGCTCACGGTGCTGGCGAGCATCGGCTCCACGGCCCCCTTCGTCGGCCTGTTCGGGACCGTCTGGGGCATCATGCACGCCCTGCAGGACATCAGCAAAAGCGGCAAGGCCAGCCTGGAGGTGGTGGCCGGGCCGATCGGCGAAGCGCTGATCGCCACGGCCATCGGCATCGCCGTCGCGGTGCCGGCCGTGCTGGCCTACAACTTTCTGATGCGGCAATCGCGGCGCAAGCAGCAGGCGCTGGAAATCTTCGCCGAAGACTTCCTGCACCTGATCGCCGCCGAAACCGCCCACCGCTGA
- a CDS encoding energy transducer TonB: MAAVPLPQTDSTSSGADSLYRPGGAILLIVCLAHLGVWWSCRQLKLLEPEARPSQPIEVSLAMIAPAPKAAEPAAQPAPAPPKPVTPRKPRSVAKPKPLAKTLPKPFPVQPERTVGESAAKTEPAAPPPETPSAAPAEGTGGGSGPAVPASTPANFNANYLHNPVPEYPMFARKQRWQGKVMLKVHVLPTGLPAEVELQSSSGHDILDEAAMETVRRWRFVPATKGGKAVASWVVVPLEFSLTR, translated from the coding sequence ATGGCCGCGGTTCCCCTCCCCCAAACCGACTCGACGAGCAGCGGAGCTGACTCCCTGTATCGCCCCGGCGGCGCGATTCTGCTGATCGTGTGTCTGGCGCATCTGGGGGTCTGGTGGAGTTGCCGGCAGTTGAAGCTGCTGGAACCGGAAGCGCGGCCGTCGCAGCCCATCGAGGTGTCGCTGGCGATGATCGCCCCGGCGCCGAAGGCGGCGGAGCCTGCCGCCCAGCCGGCGCCGGCGCCGCCCAAGCCGGTCACCCCGCGCAAACCCCGGTCCGTCGCCAAACCCAAACCGTTGGCGAAGACCCTGCCCAAGCCTTTCCCGGTCCAGCCCGAGCGGACGGTAGGCGAGAGCGCCGCCAAGACCGAGCCCGCCGCGCCGCCACCCGAAACCCCATCCGCCGCGCCTGCCGAGGGCACGGGAGGCGGCAGCGGTCCGGCCGTACCCGCATCGACCCCGGCGAACTTCAACGCCAATTATCTGCACAATCCGGTGCCGGAATACCCGATGTTTGCCCGGAAGCAGCGCTGGCAAGGCAAGGTCATGCTCAAGGTCCACGTGCTGCCGACGGGGTTGCCGGCGGAGGTCGAGCTGCAAAGCAGCAGCGGCCACGACATCCTCGACGAGGCCGCGATGGAAACGGTCCGCCGCTGGCGCTTCGTCCCGGCCACCAAGGGCGGCAAGGCCGTGGCCAGTTGGGTCGTGGTGCCGCTGGAATTCTCTCTGACTCGTTGA
- a CDS encoding energy transducer TonB, translating to MERGAEGAGGAGSDPLIVLFRGVPEYPAAARRRGIEGWVRLELTVTATGLLGDARVVAASPRDTFDESALEVIRRWHFKPAFREGRAVEQRATLTMEFRLKRR from the coding sequence ATGGAGCGTGGCGCGGAAGGCGCGGGCGGGGCGGGCAGCGATCCTCTGATCGTCCTGTTCCGGGGCGTGCCCGAATATCCGGCCGCGGCCCGCCGCCGGGGCATAGAAGGCTGGGTCCGGCTCGAACTGACAGTGACCGCGACAGGTCTCCTCGGCGACGCCCGGGTCGTGGCTGCCAGCCCCCGAGATACATTCGACGAGTCCGCGCTGGAAGTGATCCGGCGCTGGCATTTCAAGCCGGCGTTCAGGGAGGGCCGGGCCGTGGAGCAGCGGGCCACGCTGACGATGGAGTTCAGGCTCAAGCGGCGTTAG
- a CDS encoding REP-associated tyrosine transposase has protein sequence MSNHRRAQIAGGIFFFTVVTYERTPYLADESAIQILRAAFAKVKTARPFEIEAIVVVPDHLHCIWRLPTGYDDYSGRWREIKKAASRQLDPVTNLRNERPVWQRRFWKHVIRDEEDWRRHMDYIHYNPVKHGLVRGPIDWPWSSFKKAVAKGWYDPAWGSDEPGHIADLELE, from the coding sequence ATGAGCAACCACCGAAGAGCCCAAATCGCCGGAGGAATCTTCTTCTTCACCGTGGTCACGTACGAGAGAACGCCGTATCTCGCCGATGAGTCAGCCATCCAAATCCTGCGGGCCGCATTTGCGAAGGTGAAAACCGCCCGTCCCTTCGAGATCGAGGCCATTGTCGTCGTGCCGGATCACCTCCATTGCATCTGGCGCTTGCCGACAGGATATGACGACTATTCAGGACGCTGGCGGGAGATCAAGAAAGCCGCATCGCGGCAGTTAGACCCGGTCACCAATCTCCGAAACGAACGCCCGGTATGGCAGCGCCGATTCTGGAAACATGTCATCCGTGACGAAGAAGATTGGCGCCGGCACATGGATTACATCCATTACAACCCGGTCAAACATGGTTTGGTTCGAGGGCCGATCGATTGGCCCTGGTCCAGTTTCAAGAAGGCGGTGGCAAAAGGCTGGTATGACCCGGCGTGGGGCAGTGACGAGCCGGGACATATTGCGGATCTGGAATTGGAATAA
- a CDS encoding TonB-dependent receptor produces the protein MNTHSDSGLPAAGTRRSRLRRDAWMLAPLLFVFGSVALRVGSAEAAEDVVELDTITVYGEEDEVSPETTDLPEEDLEEKKAQTMDTASMFKDVPGVSLYTGGGVSSLPAIHGMADDRVKILVNGMNITSACSNHMNPALSYVAPASVGKASIMAGVTPVSQGGDSIGGTISVDPAAPGFAKAGQMAYSGKVGGMFRSNSDTFGNNFSGSIASDDFAFDYGGSWAKGNNYMAGNGGPTVLPTRYLSTNMNLRASTKLDNGFFSADVTGQYIPYQGFPNQRMDVAENDGLLGGFSYENSFDWGKLDARVYYHSTWHLMDMLPERGGFMPMKADGSDLGYRVRAHLPVDDVHTVRVGSEYFQQGLQDWWPGKPVFQPQDFLSINNGQRDRLGTFAEWEAAWNKEWLTQLGVRNDMVWMNTGRVQGYDNGDFYSFWATPFNAANRSRVDHNFDATATAAFTPDANSRYELGLSRKQRSPNLYERYAWAGPNSMITWFGDGNSYLGNLDLKPEAAYTATFTANWHDERQQVWNVSLTPYYTRVNDYIYGQQITRQANGFHGMQFVNLDHADMYGGDFSARYAFLPESPAGSFAAKVVASYVRGVGNDGQRSMGCPYVGTSLASLCNNNQQFWPVNGFLAPTSVNLYHMMPLNATVSLEHSIPAGSAVVDSAISVNLVDSKTAVAQSYAEPTTPGYVLLNLRTSYQREHLRVDVGADNLLNKLYYHPLGGVDIVESDKAKAVVRLPAIGRSVYVSLNLEF, from the coding sequence ATGAATACGCATTCAGATTCAGGTTTGCCGGCCGCCGGTACGCGCCGTTCCCGGCTTCGTCGCGATGCGTGGATGCTGGCGCCGCTCCTCTTCGTTTTCGGCTCCGTTGCACTTCGAGTCGGGTCCGCCGAGGCGGCGGAAGACGTCGTGGAGCTCGACACGATCACCGTCTACGGCGAAGAGGACGAGGTTTCTCCGGAAACGACGGATCTTCCGGAGGAGGATCTGGAGGAAAAGAAGGCGCAGACCATGGACACGGCCAGCATGTTCAAGGACGTGCCGGGGGTGAGCCTGTACACCGGCGGCGGCGTTTCCAGTCTCCCAGCGATCCACGGGATGGCGGACGACCGGGTCAAGATCCTGGTCAACGGCATGAACATCACCTCCGCCTGCAGCAACCACATGAACCCGGCGCTGTCCTACGTCGCGCCGGCTTCGGTCGGCAAGGCCTCGATCATGGCCGGCGTCACGCCGGTCAGCCAGGGCGGCGACTCCATCGGCGGGACCATTTCAGTCGATCCGGCGGCGCCGGGTTTCGCCAAGGCCGGGCAGATGGCCTATAGCGGCAAGGTGGGCGGTATGTTCCGCAGCAACAGCGACACCTTCGGCAACAACTTCAGCGGCTCCATTGCCAGCGACGACTTCGCTTTCGACTATGGCGGCTCCTGGGCGAAGGGTAACAACTACATGGCGGGCAACGGCGGTCCGACGGTGCTGCCGACCCGGTACCTGAGCACCAACATGAACCTGCGGGCTTCGACCAAGCTCGACAACGGCTTCTTCTCGGCGGATGTGACCGGCCAGTACATTCCCTACCAGGGTTTCCCGAACCAGCGCATGGACGTCGCCGAGAACGATGGTCTGCTCGGCGGGTTCAGCTACGAGAACAGCTTCGACTGGGGCAAGCTGGATGCGCGGGTCTACTACCACTCGACCTGGCATCTGATGGACATGCTGCCGGAACGCGGCGGTTTCATGCCGATGAAGGCCGACGGGTCTGACCTCGGCTACCGGGTACGGGCGCATCTGCCGGTGGACGACGTCCATACCGTGCGGGTCGGCAGCGAATACTTCCAGCAGGGACTGCAGGACTGGTGGCCCGGCAAGCCGGTCTTTCAGCCGCAGGATTTCTTGAGCATCAACAACGGCCAACGCGATCGCCTGGGCACTTTCGCTGAATGGGAGGCGGCCTGGAACAAGGAATGGCTGACCCAGCTCGGCGTGCGCAACGACATGGTGTGGATGAACACCGGCCGGGTCCAGGGTTATGACAACGGGGACTTCTACAGCTTCTGGGCCACCCCCTTCAACGCCGCCAACCGCTCGCGGGTCGATCACAATTTCGACGCCACCGCCACGGCCGCCTTCACGCCGGATGCCAACAGCCGTTACGAACTGGGCCTCTCGCGCAAGCAGCGCTCCCCCAACCTGTACGAGCGCTACGCCTGGGCCGGTCCCAACTCGATGATCACCTGGTTCGGCGACGGCAACTCCTATCTGGGCAACCTGGACCTCAAACCGGAGGCGGCCTACACGGCGACTTTCACCGCCAACTGGCACGACGAGCGGCAGCAGGTCTGGAACGTGAGTCTGACGCCTTATTACACGCGGGTGAACGACTACATCTACGGCCAACAGATCACGCGGCAGGCCAACGGCTTCCACGGCATGCAGTTCGTCAATCTCGACCATGCCGACATGTACGGCGGCGACTTCTCGGCCCGCTACGCCTTCCTGCCGGAATCGCCCGCCGGCAGCTTCGCGGCCAAGGTGGTCGCATCCTACGTGCGCGGCGTGGGCAACGACGGCCAGCGTTCCATGGGCTGCCCCTACGTGGGGACCTCTCTGGCGAGCTTGTGCAATAACAATCAGCAATTCTGGCCGGTCAACGGCTTTCTGGCGCCGACCTCGGTCAACCTCTACCACATGATGCCGCTGAACGCGACCGTGTCGCTGGAGCACAGCATCCCCGCCGGCTCGGCCGTGGTGGATAGCGCGATTTCGGTGAACCTGGTGGACAGCAAGACCGCGGTGGCCCAGAGCTATGCGGAGCCGACCACGCCGGGCTACGTCCTGCTCAATCTGCGCACCAGCTACCAGCGCGAGCACCTCAGGGTGGATGTGGGCGCCGACAACCTACTCAACAAGCTCTACTACCATCCGCTGGGCGGCGTGGACATCGTCGAAAGCGATAAGGCTAAGGCCGTGGTCAGGCTCCCGGCCATCGGCCGGTCGGTGTATGTGTCGCTGAACCTGGAGTTCTGA
- a CDS encoding bifunctional metallophosphatase/5'-nucleotidase has product MNLSIIVRLLAAATLAGASFLHTGRVCAVPRAAESPDGKPAIAVKIIAINDFHGNLRPPADFLSNGAPVAAGGVAHLAARIRELQATNPDNVLVSAGDLIGASPLVSAHFQDEPAIEAMNLLGLDFNAVGNHEFDEGREELLRMQRGGCHPRLEKVGRSCREKELSPLLRSKLGRKFKGADFRFLAANVFDRNSGGTLFPAYGVKQFHGRKIGFIGLTLKDTPKLVKPSGVKGLEFRDEAETINALVPVLRSQGIEAIVVLIHEGGHPGGGPDGCAGISGPIAGIVRRLDPEVDLVVSGHTHETYACRLPNAAGEPVLVTSAHDYGRLVSDIDLLLDAKTGEAISTAARHLVVSRDSRPDPLLARLIEDYGRLSRPIEERVIGRITATFSRTPNDAGESALGNLIADAQLAATRGRRYGGAAIAFMNSGGIRADFSYAPEKKGGVSYREAFDVQPFGGTLVTMNLTGAQIEQLLEQQFPGCPNRQPARRILQVSAGFEYTWNTGGGACDKVDPASIRLDRKPIAADKTYRIVTNDFLADGGDGFTVFTEGTNRMAAMPELSALERYLGRHSPLTPGTARRIIRLP; this is encoded by the coding sequence TTGAATCTCTCCATCATAGTACGGCTGTTGGCGGCAGCCACTCTGGCCGGCGCATCTTTCCTCCATACCGGCCGTGTCTGCGCGGTGCCCCGTGCCGCCGAGTCCCCGGACGGTAAGCCGGCCATTGCCGTCAAGATCATCGCAATCAACGATTTCCATGGCAACCTGCGTCCGCCGGCGGACTTCCTCTCGAACGGCGCGCCCGTCGCCGCTGGCGGCGTGGCTCATCTGGCGGCCCGTATCCGCGAACTGCAGGCCACCAACCCCGACAATGTCCTGGTATCCGCCGGCGACCTGATCGGCGCCAGCCCGCTCGTTTCCGCCCATTTCCAGGACGAGCCGGCCATCGAGGCCATGAATCTGCTCGGCCTGGACTTCAATGCGGTGGGCAACCACGAATTCGACGAAGGCCGCGAAGAACTTCTGCGCATGCAGCGGGGCGGCTGCCATCCCCGGCTGGAAAAAGTAGGCCGGTCGTGCCGGGAAAAGGAACTCAGTCCGTTGCTCCGCTCGAAACTCGGCAGGAAATTCAAAGGCGCCGATTTCCGCTTCCTGGCCGCCAACGTCTTCGACCGGAACAGCGGCGGGACGCTGTTCCCGGCCTATGGCGTCAAGCAGTTCCACGGCCGGAAAATCGGCTTCATCGGCCTGACCCTGAAAGACACGCCGAAGCTGGTCAAGCCGAGCGGCGTCAAAGGCCTCGAATTTCGCGACGAAGCGGAAACGATCAACGCCCTGGTTCCCGTCCTGCGCTCCCAGGGAATCGAAGCCATCGTCGTGCTGATCCACGAAGGGGGGCATCCCGGCGGCGGCCCCGACGGCTGCGCCGGCATCTCCGGACCGATCGCCGGTATCGTGCGCCGGCTCGATCCGGAAGTCGACCTGGTCGTCAGCGGCCATACCCATGAGACGTATGCCTGCCGCCTGCCCAACGCCGCCGGCGAACCGGTGCTCGTCACCAGCGCCCACGACTACGGCCGCCTGGTCAGCGACATCGACCTGCTGCTGGACGCGAAGACCGGCGAGGCGATTTCGACGGCGGCGCGCCACCTGGTGGTAAGCCGCGACAGCCGCCCGGATCCGCTGCTCGCCCGGCTGATCGAAGATTACGGCCGGCTGTCCCGGCCGATCGAGGAGCGGGTCATCGGCCGCATCACCGCGACCTTCAGCCGGACGCCCAACGATGCCGGCGAATCCGCCCTGGGGAACCTCATCGCCGACGCCCAGTTGGCAGCGACGCGCGGCCGCAGATACGGCGGCGCAGCCATCGCCTTCATGAACAGCGGCGGCATACGGGCGGATTTCTCCTACGCCCCCGAGAAGAAAGGAGGGGTGAGCTACCGGGAGGCGTTCGACGTACAACCGTTTGGCGGCACGCTGGTCACGATGAACTTGACGGGAGCACAGATCGAGCAGCTCCTGGAACAGCAGTTCCCGGGCTGTCCGAACCGCCAACCGGCCCGCCGGATTCTGCAGGTCTCCGCCGGTTTCGAATACACCTGGAACACCGGCGGGGGAGCCTGCGACAAGGTCGATCCGGCTTCCATCCGGCTCGACCGCAAACCGATCGCTGCCGACAAGACTTACCGGATCGTCACCAACGATTTCCTTGCTGACGGCGGCGACGGCTTCACCGTGTTCACCGAGGGCACGAACCGCATGGCCGCGATGCCGGAGCTGTCGGCGCTGGAGCGCTATCTCGGCCGGCACTCGCCGCTGACACCGGGGACAGCCCGCCGGATCATCCGCCTGCCCTGA